From the Bacteroidota bacterium genome, one window contains:
- a CDS encoding MGMT family protein, producing MPSSKPTLESFFDQVYAVVRLIPKGRVTSYGAIAKYLGSARSSRMVGWAMNNAHTVRPKVPAQRVVNRNGLLTGKHHFGTPTRMQELLEKEGVKIKDDKVVNFSAIFWDPASELKL from the coding sequence ATGCCCTCAAGCAAACCCACACTCGAATCCTTTTTCGATCAGGTCTACGCGGTTGTCCGCCTCATTCCGAAAGGAAGGGTGACGTCCTATGGAGCGATTGCTAAGTACCTGGGATCGGCGAGATCTTCGCGGATGGTGGGCTGGGCGATGAACAACGCGCATACGGTTCGCCCTAAAGTTCCTGCGCAAAGGGTGGTTAACAGGAATGGTTTACTCACCGGAAAACATCATTTTGGTACACCCACACGGATGCAGGAATTGCTCGAAAAGGAAGGTGTTAAAATCAAAGACGATAAAGTTGTTAATTTTTCGGCCATTTTCTGGGATCCGGCCTCGGAATTGAAGCTATAG
- the trmB gene encoding tRNA (guanosine(46)-N7)-methyltransferase TrmB, translating into MGKDKLRRFAENETFPNLIQPYVTYPPVDHSLKGKWHENFFQNQAPIVLELGCGRGEYTVNLAEKFPEKNFIGIDWKGARLWRGAKTGVEKKIKNMGFLRIQIENIASFFGPDEIDEIWITFPDPHLRESHDHKRLTSPRFLSLYRQFLKPGRFVNLKTDSRFLYDFTLDVIREQNLKIEIQTDHLYQSEFADDVLSIKTTYEKIWLKEGLNICYLKFSL; encoded by the coding sequence ATGGGAAAAGATAAATTGCGACGCTTCGCGGAAAATGAAACCTTTCCAAATCTCATTCAACCTTATGTGACCTACCCGCCGGTAGATCACAGTCTGAAAGGGAAGTGGCATGAGAATTTTTTTCAGAACCAGGCGCCCATCGTTCTTGAATTGGGTTGTGGCAGGGGAGAGTATACCGTAAATCTCGCGGAAAAATTTCCGGAAAAGAATTTCATTGGTATCGACTGGAAAGGAGCACGTCTCTGGCGCGGCGCGAAAACCGGCGTAGAGAAGAAGATCAAAAACATGGGCTTTCTTCGCATCCAGATAGAAAACATCGCCTCGTTTTTTGGTCCGGATGAAATCGATGAAATCTGGATCACATTTCCCGATCCGCATCTCCGTGAAAGTCACGATCACAAAAGACTTACCTCGCCACGATTCCTGTCTTTGTACAGACAATTTCTGAAACCCGGAAGATTTGTCAACCTCAAAACCGACAGCCGATTTCTCTACGATTTCACACTCGATGTCATCCGTGAACAAAATTTAAAAATCGAAATTCAAACCGATCATTTGTATCAAAGCGAATTCGCGGACGATGTCCTTTCCATCAAAACCACCTACGAAAAAATCTGGCTCAAAGAAGGACTGAACATCTGCTACCTCAAATTTTCATTATAA
- a CDS encoding T9SS type A sorting domain-containing protein, producing MKRISTLVLSLFSFVIANAQWASDPALNTLAALGQECVDPIAVADSSGNTYISYRLPNGGGYSIYMQKVDALGYPQWGSTGKLLSDDDHSQTFTTVYSMAMGPEDHAVAAWEDSRTGNFDVFASRVSPDSLLVWGNGGLQLSFGANTDVNPQVLPMPDQSTIIAWQSDDSTGIYIQRVSADGTRLWGQNGYLHYEHSGTGLRYFSYPRLVLCNDTSFYLLFKKANAPGFSASQLELSINKFGLSAQSLWGGDIGFQTAGSIPFILTMNPFSDGNEGCVVAWMDGRGSGVYLDGYVQHIDANGNSLLAANGQDVVSVPGSLALDNISAALDDAGNIYAFYNTSTEIYMQKVDPSGNLLLGANGAMVVTAVNSFSQTYGQKTSRGFLINYSDDAFPVNTYSAAMFDSTGNFVWSNQILSVATSSSGKSNATVTEEKNRQVVVAWQDDRSGTSTDIYVQNIEVNGSLGVGVPELNQAAVKVYPNPASNLITLNIPGQVTSRYTVTVLNTTGEILRSWTSVPSIRSFDVSGLAAGVYFLRVANEKETKTLRFEVIRQD from the coding sequence ATGAAAAGAATATCTACGCTTGTATTATCCCTGTTTTCCTTTGTAATTGCCAACGCTCAATGGGCAAGTGATCCTGCACTCAATACACTCGCCGCCCTGGGCCAGGAATGTGTGGATCCTATCGCTGTTGCCGACAGCTCCGGCAATACTTATATCAGTTATCGTCTTCCAAATGGAGGAGGATACAGCATCTACATGCAAAAAGTGGATGCGCTTGGTTATCCACAGTGGGGAAGCACCGGTAAATTGCTGAGTGATGATGATCACTCCCAAACTTTTACAACCGTATATTCCATGGCCATGGGTCCGGAAGATCATGCTGTGGCCGCTTGGGAAGACAGCCGTACAGGAAATTTTGATGTCTTTGCTTCACGTGTTTCTCCAGATAGTCTCCTCGTATGGGGCAATGGTGGCTTGCAGCTTTCCTTCGGCGCGAATACGGATGTGAATCCGCAAGTATTGCCAATGCCCGATCAGTCCACGATTATCGCATGGCAATCTGATGATTCAACGGGAATTTATATTCAGCGTGTTTCCGCTGACGGAACAAGATTGTGGGGACAGAACGGTTATTTACACTACGAACACAGCGGAACCGGATTGCGTTATTTCAGCTATCCTCGTCTTGTGCTTTGCAACGATACCAGCTTTTATCTGCTCTTTAAGAAAGCGAATGCTCCCGGTTTCTCGGCATCGCAGTTGGAACTTTCCATCAATAAATTCGGACTCAGCGCGCAATCGCTCTGGGGTGGCGATATCGGTTTTCAAACTGCAGGAAGTATTCCCTTTATCCTCACCATGAATCCGTTTTCAGATGGCAATGAAGGTTGCGTTGTTGCCTGGATGGACGGCCGCGGAAGCGGTGTTTATCTTGATGGTTATGTGCAACACATCGATGCAAACGGAAATTCATTGCTTGCGGCGAACGGACAGGATGTTGTATCTGTTCCGGGATCGCTCGCACTCGATAATATTTCCGCGGCACTCGATGATGCAGGAAATATTTATGCTTTCTACAATACAAGTACGGAAATCTACATGCAGAAAGTTGATCCATCCGGAAATCTACTCCTTGGAGCTAACGGAGCAATGGTCGTCACTGCGGTCAATTCATTTTCTCAGACCTACGGACAAAAAACCAGCAGAGGTTTCCTGATCAATTATTCTGATGATGCTTTCCCGGTAAATACCTATTCTGCGGCCATGTTCGACAGTACCGGAAATTTTGTATGGTCGAATCAGATTTTATCCGTCGCGACTTCATCAAGTGGTAAGAGCAATGCTACTGTTACCGAGGAGAAGAATCGTCAGGTCGTTGTCGCATGGCAGGATGATCGCAGCGGAACATCCACAGACATTTATGTACAGAATATCGAAGTGAATGGAAGTCTTGGTGTTGGTGTTCCGGAATTGAATCAGGCAGCAGTAAAGGTTTATCCAAATCCTGCTTCCAATCTCATCACACTGAATATCCCCGGACAAGTAACATCAAGATACACTGTTACTGTGCTGAACACTACCGGTGAAATTCTGCGCAGCTGGACAAGTGTTCCATCCATCCGTAGTTTTGATGTTTCCGGTTTGGCTGCAGGTGTTTATTTTCTACGCGTTGCCAATGAGAAAGAAACAAAAACACTTCGCTTTGAAGTGATCCGTCAGGATTGA